TGTGGTTAATCTTGCCAGTGTTCTTGTCTTGTTGGTATCTGACTAAGTTATAATCTCCCCCAATAATTGTGGGTTGATGCTCATCAATAAATAAGATGTGTAGCTCAGATATAAAATCATCTTTACCCTCCTCATAAGGGGATCCATAAACAGCAATGAATCTAAAAGAAATCCCTTTGCTCCTATGGGATAAATTGCAAGAAACAGAGAACATGAGTGAATTCCAGTTATTGATATCAAAGATATCAGAATCCACCCCTACTAGAATACCACCTGAGGTGCCTACAACAGCTAGGTGGTGCCAGACATAATTAATATTACCACTAATGGATTTTAGAAAGGAAGTAGATAGAACTTCTTTCTTAGTTTCTTGGAAAGCTACAATACTGGGTTTATGCTTGGCTAAGGTATCAATGATGCACGTTTTCTTCCCAGGGTTTGTTAACCCTCTGATATTCCAAAATAAGGCATTCATTGGAAAAGGTTTTTCCCAGGGTGCTTGCCCTGTCCATATGTGGAAATTTTCTCCCACAACACACTTTGGTTTATGTGTGTGTGGGGGATCACACAACCAATTCCTTTAGGAGTGATAGGGGAGTAACTAAATGTTGTTAGGTCTTCCTGTCTAGGTAGCCCTTCAGGCATCTTAGTAGGATCCCCATTATCATATTGTTTATCCCCTAATCTAGGATACTCAACTAGACTGTTTATGTTAGGTGGCCCTTCAGGCCTTCTATCAGTTCTAGTCTCTACATCATCTGCTAAGATCCTATCACTATTCTGCTTggtgttttcctttttctgtccTTCAGACATTTGAAAAACACTATCAAGCTTATCAGAATTTACGTCTACTTGACTAGAATCTATTTCAATCCCTACTCTATTAGCTACTGCTATGAATTTAGGATCAGAGAAATATGCAAAAGAGTTTCTAACAATCGTACCTTTGTTGTTTTTCTTCCCCATCTCTAAATTCTGCACTTTTTTGTTGTTCATAGCAATTTCCATCATTGATCTATCCCCTATATTAACTCTACTGCTTTTCCTTTGAGCTTGAACTGGCCCCCATTTGTTGTGTGGTTTTGGGTTGTTTTGATCCTTCCTCCCCAAGATTGTATCAAGCTGTGGGCTGAAATTCATTTCCACTTCTTTAGTTATGCTGTCCTCCAAAGAGATATTCTTTTCCAGGTCATCCTCATCATCCATCAATTCCATTTCTTGGAGGAGACTGTAGCTCTGCCCCATGGTGATGGGTTCCTGTAGCTGCTGTAGGTAACTGATCACTTTTTGCTTGGTATTTTGATTTGAATTGCCACTAGCTGATTTGCTGCCTTGAAGGGAGTGTGTGGACCCTGTTCTAGAAGAGTCCTTTTCTTTGGTGCTCCTTCCTGCATCTCTTTTTTCCTTGTCCTGGCCAGCTTCATTGCTGCTGTCTTCAATGTCCTCATAAGCAGGTTCCTCCATGTCTGCTTCTTCCACAGGAGGCTCTACAGTAATTTTGACCTTGAATAGATGATCTCCAATTCCAAATAGCCTATCAGGGGGGATTTTTGTGTGATCTTTGCACCTGATCTTGATTCTGACAGTTTCAAAGAAAGACTTGAAGTTACCCAGCCAGTCTACATCAATCAGAGTTCCAAAAACTGATGCAAATTGTTCTAGCACAGACCACTCAGCCCAAGCTGGAGCAATCCCCTCCAATTTAAGCCACACTTTTTGGAGTTCACTGTAGTGCTCCAAGGTTCCTTTCCAGACCTCTACATTTACTGTGACCCCATCCATTTCAGGCAGCCCAAACAGTGGGTATCTAGCAACACTTTCAACTGGTATGTGAGGTGGAAACTTTACCAAGAAAGTCCACTCATCCAGCTTCCTGATCTGCCAAGGCCAGTTTGTCTTGTAAATCAGAGAGAAATTATGCCCTAGCTCTTGTTTGTCCACTTGTCCTGACTCCACATAGACCAGTCCCACATTCCTCCTTGCTCCTATGTGTTGGTCATTCACATCTGGCACATCAATTTGGTGATATCCCAGACCAGGGGCTCCACTACCCACAAATTTAGCTGGATTCCTTGGTTTCCTTCTCACTGGGCAATCTTCCACCTTATGTGTCACTACCTTGCAAATGAAACACACAGGAGGGCTGGGACAATTAATCTTGTGATGTCCAGGTTCCCCACAGCTGTAGCAGATCACATCTGCATACTCTGTGGCCGCTATCTCCTCTAGTTTGGTGTAAGCCTGCTTGTTCTTCCCAGCattcttccccttcttcatctgATTGCTATTAAACCCTATGTTGCCTCCTTGCTCCTAGCCCTGATTCAGCACCTTCGGACCAGAGTTTGGGGCGTTCTGTTTCCCTAGATTCTGGTTCCTTTGCCCTCCTTTCTGGTACTGCTCCCCAAAATTTTCAGGCGCTCCTTGATCTTGGAGTTGATTTCCTCCCCAGGGCCCTGGCCCTCCCCGCCATTGATTCATCTGCTGTGGAGGGGGAGGGAAGTAGGCACCTGGGTACCATGGAGGTGGGATCTGCGCCCCCCAGGGAAACCAAAGCCGTACTGGAACTGAGGAGGCGGTGAAGCGAATTGGGGATCGAATTGGGGCCAGTTACCTGCGGGTGGAGGGTCCGCCTGCTTGCCTCTAGGGTTTCCTCCCCCCCTCTTCCTCTGCCCCTCCCTTGGTTATCAGCCATGGCCCTGATCTCTGAACGAAGCCCAGGGTCGATCTCAACACGGGCGGCTTCAGCAGCAAGATCCGGCAGATCAACCAGGTCAGATGCAGCGGCGGGGTGGCAGTCGTCGATGGCAAGGGGACGGGAGGAGTGGTTGCGCTCACGGAGGCGACTCTTCTTGATCCAGACCAGGAGAGGACGGGGTTTGGTGAGGATTTCCTTTTCCACGCCCCACAGCTGCCCAAAGTGCTCTCTCGCTGCGGGGTCGTCTTCCTCCTTCGTCCCCACTTCCAGGTCAGCCAGGCCTGTGGCCCTGTTACCACGTTCGCTGCCATGTGGGACCATCTTGACAGCGAAACAGTGGAAATCCCCCACCGTGACCACAGGTTCAAAAACACGGCGACCAAATCTCGACTCCGGCGGCCGAATAGCTTGTCGCACCTCGGAGAAATCAATACGTCGGCGAGCAGAGTGCTCCCCCGCCCATCGAAGCGGTGTCGCGAAATCGAAGCTTGAACTATCTCCAGACGAACTTGGGGACCGGGGCAGAGTTGTGTCGCAGCTCCGAAGCAAATGCGTCATGGGAGCGGGTTCTGCAACGACCAGAACGCTCTCCACTTCGCTCGTTGCTCCGGCAGGTGCGAAGTTACCTCTGCCCGCGCCCAGGCGACCACCTCCTCCGGCGAGGGATCCAGCGTGCGCAGGATGCGGGCCATCTCCCCTTCCGACGCGTCCACGCAAATCCTTGTAACTAACTTTACCAGCGAGTCTCTGCTCCCTGGTCGTCGCATCCGCCTCGTCATCCTCTCGCGGTGCTCCTCCTCCATCGCCCTCTCCTCCGGCGAGATCCCCTCCTCTCCGCCATGGCGCCTCAGATCTGTGACTCTGCTGCTCCTCCCCATCTGCTCGGGGTGGGGACGGGGCGAGAGGTGTGGGCGAGGTGGTGGAGGCGACAGGCGTGGAGTCTGGTGGCTGCGGCGGGGGTGGGGGCGACCGCGACGGGGCGCGCCGGcagcggtggtggcggtggtagGTGGAGGTGGTCATCACTCCTCCGCCTCTATCTTGATTTTACCTGCTCTATTACTGTTGATACAGATTATTCCATCTACTTTTTATTGAGATGGGATAAATTGTTCTTCTAATTCACGACTTCATGTGATTTGTTCTGAATAATCGACGATTGTCCATTGTAAGACGTCCACATAGAAATTTCCTGCATTTTTTGTTGAAGCGGTACTATCGCTACTGCATATATTAGCAGAAAAAAGGTTTCAAGGTTTTATGTACAGAAAACAATATTTTTCCTACAATT
This sequence is a window from Aegilops tauschii subsp. strangulata cultivar AL8/78 chromosome 7, Aet v6.0, whole genome shotgun sequence. Protein-coding genes within it:
- the LOC120969576 gene encoding uncharacterized protein, which produces MKKGKNAGKNKQAYTKLEEIAATEYADVICYSCGEPGHHKINCPSPPVCFICKVVTHKVEDCPVRRKPRNPAKFVGSGAPGLGYHQIDVPDVNDQHIGARRNVGLVYVESGQVDKQELGHNFSLIYKTNWPWQIRKLDEWTFLVKFPPHIPVESVARYPLFGLPEMDGVTVNVEVWKGTLEHYSELQKVWLKLEGIAPAWAEWSVLEQFASVFGTLIDVDWLGNFKSFFETVRIKIRCKDHTKIPPDRLFGIGDHLFKVKITVEPPVEEADMEEPAYEDIEDSSNEAGQDKEKRDAGRSTKEKDSSRTGSTHSLQGSKSASGNSNQNTKQKVISYLQQLQEPITMGQSYSLLQEMELMDDEDDLEKNISLEDSITKEVEMNFSPQLDTILGRKDQNNPKPHNKWGPVQAQRKSSRVNIGDRSMMEIAMNNKKVQNLEMGKKNNKDLEESVGIVEEMVDLAQRGNGASLGQDITPNFLDLGITVPNSGGVIPLGTSSAGEVDQSLLKLKLDDYKMSGEKNPYSSPPRSPPGGIKHCLLSPVTPLDLLGSPTQPWKKLRGVAAELGIDKTGGHGGDMSSIMLAS